The Limnospira fusiformis SAG 85.79 genomic interval TATTCGTTGTCAAAGGGGATTACATAACATCAGGGTCAATGCCTAATTCCCGCAGTCTTTCCGCCAGGCGGTTAGCGCGTTCTGCTTCCTGTTGGGCGCGTTCTGCTTCCTGTTGGGCGCGTTCTGCCTCCTGTTGGGCGCGTTCTGCCTCCTGTTGGGCGCGTTCTGCCTCCTGTTGGGCGTGTTCTGCCTCCTGTTGGGCGCGTTCTTCGGCTTGTTGGGCGCGTTCTTCTGCTTTTTGGCGATCGCTCTCTAACTCAATATAAGTCGAGAATTTACGACCATCGGGACGATACAATTCTAACCCCGACTCCGACATTTCAAATCTCACCCCTAGCCGGGGAGAAATCCAGCCTTTTATGGTGTCAATTAATGTCAGTTGATTCTCTGTGCGAATCCAACCACAGACATCGATTTTATCGGGGTCATATATATAGTATTCTTCCACTCCATAACGCTGATAAAAGTCCAGCTTTTTCGCCATTTCGGTTAAGGTATTACCGGGAGATAATACCTCAAAAACTACTTGGGGGGCGATATCATCTTCTTCCCATTG includes:
- a CDS encoding Uma2 family endonuclease, with protein sequence MVTEIKTTAQTPIIYPESDGQPMAENTEQFRWIVTIQGGIDALFKDDPNVFVAGDLLWYPVEGNNKLRVAPDVMVAIGRPKVKRGSYLQWEEDDIAPQVVFEVLSPGNTLTEMAKKLDFYQRYGVEEYYIYDPDKIDVCGWIRTENQLTLIDTIKGWISPRLGVRFEMSESGLELYRPDGRKFSTYIELESDRQKAEERAQQAEERAQQEAEHAQQEAERAQQEAERAQQEAERAQQEAERAQQEAERANRLAERLRELGIDPDVM